A stretch of the Paenibacillus dendritiformis genome encodes the following:
- a CDS encoding metal ABC transporter ATP-binding protein, protein MRQTIDVNNLHISYYGKEVIKDVSFSLQTGKLIGILGPNGAGKSTLMKAMLSLIPRDGGEITLGGEPLTSMRKKIAYVPQRSNIDWDFPIIVKDTVLLGTFPTLGLFRRPTKHDKEWALECLRKVGMEKFKNNQIGELSGGQQQRVFLARALAQKAEYFFLDEPFVGIDVASENVIIDILKTLRDEGKTVFVVHHDLSKVESYFDNLILMNKELIGCGPVDRVFRPELMQEAYQTPFGMIGKLGVGM, encoded by the coding sequence ATGCGTCAAACTATAGATGTTAATAATTTGCACATATCGTATTACGGAAAAGAGGTCATCAAGGATGTAAGCTTCTCGCTGCAGACCGGCAAGCTTATCGGCATCCTCGGGCCGAATGGGGCGGGCAAGTCGACATTGATGAAGGCCATGCTCAGTCTCATTCCCCGCGACGGAGGAGAGATTACGCTGGGTGGAGAGCCGCTTACCTCGATGCGTAAAAAAATCGCCTATGTGCCGCAGCGCTCCAATATCGATTGGGACTTTCCCATTATTGTGAAGGATACGGTGCTATTGGGGACATTCCCGACCCTCGGCCTGTTCCGGAGGCCCACCAAGCACGATAAAGAATGGGCGCTCGAATGCCTCCGCAAGGTCGGCATGGAGAAATTCAAAAACAACCAGATCGGCGAGTTGTCCGGCGGCCAGCAGCAGCGGGTGTTCCTGGCGCGCGCGCTTGCCCAGAAGGCGGAATACTTCTTCCTTGACGAGCCGTTTGTCGGAATTGATGTCGCCAGCGAGAACGTCATCATCGATATTTTGAAGACGCTGCGGGATGAAGGGAAGACGGTGTTCGTCGTGCACCACGATTTAAGCAAGGTGGAAAGCTATTTCGACAATCTGATTTTGATGAATAAGGAATTGATCGGCTGCGGGCCCGTCGATCGCGTCTTCCGCCCGGAATTGATGCAGGAAGCCTATCAGACGCCGTTTGGGATGATAGGAAAATTGGGGGTCGGAATGTGA
- a CDS encoding metal ABC transporter permease has product MEFIHDLMAYEFLQRAFVTSIIVGVICGVIGCFIVLRGMALMGDAISHAVLPGVAISYMLGINYFYGAVVSGILTAVGIGVINQNSRVKSDSSIGLVFSAAFALGIILITSAKSATDLTQILFGNVLSVRASDMWLTVAVGGIVLLAVLLFYKELLVSSFDETMAAAYGLKTRLIHYSIMVLLTLVTVASLQTVGVILVVSMLITPASTAYLLTNRLSTMIGLAMFFGALSSMIGLYVSFLYNLPSGPVIALATTSIFLLAFLFSPKQGVIRRMLKMNKRRMAVGK; this is encoded by the coding sequence ATGGAATTTATACATGATTTAATGGCCTATGAGTTTTTGCAGCGAGCCTTTGTCACTTCGATTATTGTTGGCGTTATTTGCGGCGTTATCGGCTGCTTTATCGTATTGCGCGGGATGGCGCTCATGGGAGACGCAATTTCGCACGCCGTGCTGCCGGGTGTGGCCATTTCCTATATGCTGGGGATCAATTACTTCTATGGGGCGGTCGTCTCGGGAATATTGACGGCGGTCGGGATCGGAGTCATTAATCAGAACAGCCGCGTCAAGAGCGATTCTTCCATTGGGCTGGTGTTCTCCGCCGCTTTTGCTCTCGGCATCATTCTGATTACGAGCGCCAAGAGCGCTACCGACTTGACGCAAATTTTGTTCGGGAATGTCCTGTCGGTACGGGCATCGGATATGTGGCTGACGGTCGCCGTCGGAGGCATCGTGCTGCTGGCAGTCCTCCTCTTCTACAAGGAACTGCTGGTGTCGAGCTTCGATGAGACGATGGCCGCGGCCTATGGGCTGAAGACGCGCCTTATCCACTATTCGATCATGGTTCTGCTGACGCTCGTCACGGTAGCGTCCCTGCAGACGGTAGGCGTCATTCTGGTTGTCTCAATGCTGATTACGCCGGCATCCACCGCGTACTTGCTCACGAACAGACTGTCCACGATGATTGGGCTCGCGATGTTCTTCGGCGCCCTGTCCTCGATGATCGGCTTGTATGTCAGCTTTCTCTACAATCTGCCGTCCGGCCCGGTTATTGCCTTGGCGACGACGTCCATCTTTTTGCTGGCGTTTCTGTTCTCTCCGAAGCAAGGAGTGATTCGGCGGATGCTGAAGATGAACAAGCGGAGAATGGCCGTCGGGAAGTAA
- a CDS encoding metal ABC transporter solute-binding protein, Zn/Mn family yields the protein MKMVRKFMLLSAMAALLVLAACGQANSDKSGAVPASSDSASEPAKEGPLKIVTSFTILEDFAREIGGEDVEVHNLVPTGTDPHEYEPLPEDIKKATDADVLFYNGLNLEGGKSGWFFKMIESVGQKEENVFNLTERVEPMYIGGKDGHEEEINPHAFIDPAVGVKMAEDMRDALMKKDPARKENYQKRADEYISKLKEIDKEYEEKINSIPEENRILVTSERAFQYMTTHYGLKEAYIWEIDTEENGSPTQIKSLVEFIKEHKVPVLFIESNVDPRPMETVSNETGVRIAEKRIYSDEIGQRGEEVDTYIKYLEYNLELIHSELSKS from the coding sequence ATGAAAATGGTAAGAAAATTCATGTTATTGTCGGCGATGGCGGCACTGCTGGTGCTGGCTGCGTGCGGGCAAGCGAATTCGGACAAATCCGGGGCTGTTCCCGCCTCTTCCGATTCCGCTTCCGAGCCGGCCAAGGAAGGGCCGCTCAAGATCGTCACTTCCTTCACGATTCTCGAGGACTTCGCCCGGGAAATCGGCGGCGAAGATGTCGAGGTTCACAATCTGGTGCCAACAGGCACGGATCCGCATGAATATGAACCGCTGCCGGAGGATATTAAAAAAGCGACGGATGCGGATGTTCTTTTCTATAACGGCTTGAATCTGGAGGGCGGCAAAAGCGGCTGGTTCTTCAAAATGATCGAGTCCGTCGGCCAGAAAGAGGAAAATGTGTTCAACCTGACGGAGCGCGTGGAACCGATGTATATCGGGGGCAAGGACGGCCATGAGGAAGAGATTAATCCTCACGCGTTCATCGACCCTGCCGTCGGCGTCAAGATGGCGGAGGATATGCGGGATGCCCTGATGAAGAAGGACCCTGCGCGCAAAGAGAATTACCAGAAGCGGGCAGACGAATATATCAGCAAGCTCAAAGAGATTGATAAGGAATATGAAGAAAAAATCAATTCCATCCCGGAAGAGAACCGGATCCTGGTAACGAGCGAACGCGCATTCCAATATATGACGACGCATTATGGACTGAAGGAAGCGTATATTTGGGAGATTGACACGGAAGAGAACGGTTCGCCAACCCAGATTAAATCGCTGGTTGAATTTATTAAGGAGCATAAAGTGCCGGTTCTCTTTATCGAATCCAATGTGGACCCGCGCCCAATGGAGACCGTCTCGAATGAAACCGGCGTACGCATCGCCGAGAAGCGGATCTACTCCGATGAAATCGGACAGCGGGGAGAAGAAGTGGATACGTATATCAAATATTTGGAATATAACCTTGAACTCATTCATAGCGAATTAAGCAAATCATAA
- the mntR gene encoding transcriptional regulator MntR, protein MRTPGMEDHLEQIYLLTRAKGFTRVSDIAQALSIHDSSASKMAQKLGKSGYVQYEKYGRICLTEKGFQVGRQLFNRHQLLEKFLRQIGVEEEQIHQEVEQIEHHFSWSTIARIQELVRFFEEEPLVLREFHKRQTL, encoded by the coding sequence ATGCGAACCCCGGGGATGGAGGATCACCTCGAACAGATCTACCTGTTGACCAGAGCCAAAGGGTTCACAAGAGTGTCGGATATCGCGCAAGCACTGTCCATTCATGATTCGTCCGCTTCCAAGATGGCGCAGAAGCTGGGGAAATCGGGATATGTGCAGTACGAGAAATACGGGAGAATCTGCTTGACGGAAAAAGGGTTCCAGGTAGGGCGCCAACTATTCAACCGCCATCAATTGCTGGAAAAGTTTTTGCGCCAGATCGGCGTTGAGGAAGAACAGATCCACCAGGAAGTCGAGCAGATTGAGCATCATTTCAGTTGGAGCACGATCGCCCGGATTCAAGAGCTTGTCCGTTTTTTTGAAGAAGAGCCGCTCGTGTTGAGGGAGTTCCATAAAAGACAAACGCTCTAG
- a CDS encoding SLOG family protein, producing MKNLLVTGYRAHELGIYNNKHQGIPYIRKAIAARLIPLLEEGLEWVITPGQYGVDLWACEAALALKPQYPHLKCSIITAYSQQADQWNEEKKAYFDQLVQQVDYYGSVSNGPYSGKWQFVARDDLLFRKTEGILLVYDEDAGEASPRFVQDRALQKQARDGYMYLRIGAEEIQAIAEEEQLDAFGGC from the coding sequence TTGAAAAACTTACTTGTTACCGGCTACCGCGCCCATGAGCTCGGCATTTACAATAACAAGCATCAAGGAATCCCTTACATTCGCAAAGCGATCGCAGCCCGGTTGATCCCCCTGCTGGAGGAAGGGCTCGAATGGGTCATCACCCCGGGCCAATACGGGGTCGACCTATGGGCCTGCGAAGCCGCGCTCGCGCTAAAGCCGCAATATCCGCATCTGAAATGCTCGATCATTACGGCCTACAGCCAGCAGGCGGACCAATGGAATGAAGAGAAAAAAGCATACTTCGATCAGCTTGTGCAGCAGGTCGATTATTACGGCTCAGTCAGCAATGGCCCTTACAGCGGGAAATGGCAGTTCGTCGCCAGAGACGATCTGTTGTTCCGGAAGACCGAGGGCATTCTTCTCGTCTACGATGAAGACGCCGGGGAGGCGAGCCCCCGCTTCGTCCAGGATCGCGCGCTTCAGAAGCAGGCCCGGGACGGTTATATGTACCTCCGCATCGGAGCCGAAGAGATACAGGCAATCGCGGAGGAAGAGCAGCTTGACGCTTTCGGCGGATGCTGA
- a CDS encoding contractile injection system protein, VgrG/Pvc8 family translates to MSVSQLSYQNVRISPFPHMQLLEMSIVQEVNEHGKLTFTGRMPEDHKDNDLFAMNEQTPVQVVQITEQGEERVLFSGILSEMRIEKSRDVYSVYAEALTSTIMLDIRVKNRSFQDAAMTYNQLVRHLGGDYSNYDVNYTSEQNPSLGALVVQYKETDWAFLRRLASRLDTVVVPAENFKDIKFSFGLPDTGAVKKLSPSSYVITKKLADYMNYHKNVRRNAMESDFIFYEITTDQWLHLGDAVDFQGARLYVGKAVSMMDRGSVKHTYTITTRKGLNRHSPYNDAIRGASIGGTVLAIQRDKVKVRLDIDKEQDAGKACWFPYSTVYASADGSGWYCMPEAGDSVRVTFPSDREEEAFAISSVNSYAGEPGGAGMQNGQGGMSGVGAAGGGTQDRMSDPNVRYFRNSSGMEVTLAPGHVLISANNGQATIRLAQDGSITIAGQNEVSLTSRENVTIRADKTLMMTASEEIAIESQKGGKIVLNSGGDAELKGNKVLTN, encoded by the coding sequence ATGAGCGTATCGCAATTATCTTATCAAAATGTGAGAATTTCCCCATTTCCCCATATGCAGCTGTTGGAGATGTCTATCGTGCAAGAGGTGAACGAGCATGGGAAGCTCACGTTCACGGGCCGAATGCCGGAGGATCATAAGGACAATGATCTGTTCGCCATGAATGAGCAGACGCCGGTTCAAGTCGTGCAGATCACGGAGCAGGGCGAGGAGCGGGTCTTGTTCTCCGGTATTTTGTCAGAGATGCGGATCGAGAAGTCGCGGGACGTCTATTCCGTCTATGCGGAAGCGCTGACAAGCACGATCATGCTTGATATCCGCGTGAAGAACCGGTCGTTCCAGGACGCCGCGATGACCTACAATCAGCTCGTCCGCCATCTGGGCGGCGATTACTCGAATTATGACGTGAACTATACGTCGGAACAAAATCCCTCCCTCGGCGCCTTGGTCGTGCAGTACAAGGAGACGGACTGGGCCTTCCTCAGACGATTGGCCTCCCGTCTCGACACCGTGGTCGTGCCGGCCGAGAACTTCAAGGATATTAAATTCAGCTTCGGTCTCCCGGATACCGGGGCGGTCAAGAAGCTGTCTCCTTCCAGCTATGTCATTACCAAAAAGCTGGCCGACTATATGAACTACCACAAAAATGTCCGGCGCAATGCGATGGAGAGCGATTTTATTTTCTATGAGATTACGACGGATCAATGGCTGCATCTGGGCGATGCCGTCGATTTCCAAGGGGCGCGGCTCTATGTCGGCAAGGCCGTGTCCATGATGGACCGGGGAAGCGTCAAGCACACGTACACGATTACGACCCGCAAAGGCTTGAACCGGCATTCGCCGTACAATGACGCGATCCGCGGCGCATCGATAGGCGGGACGGTGCTGGCCATCCAGCGGGACAAGGTGAAGGTGCGGCTTGATATCGACAAGGAGCAGGATGCCGGGAAGGCCTGCTGGTTCCCGTATTCGACCGTCTATGCCTCCGCGGACGGCAGCGGCTGGTACTGCATGCCCGAGGCGGGCGACAGCGTCCGGGTCACGTTCCCGAGCGATCGGGAGGAGGAAGCCTTCGCCATCAGCTCGGTCAACTCGTATGCGGGCGAACCGGGAGGAGCCGGAATGCAGAACGGTCAGGGCGGCATGTCCGGCGTTGGAGCTGCGGGCGGGGGGACGCAGGATCGGATGTCCGATCCGAATGTCCGGTATTTCCGCAATTCTTCGGGCATGGAGGTTACGCTGGCCCCCGGACATGTGCTGATTTCCGCAAATAACGGTCAGGCTACGATTCGGCTCGCCCAGGACGGCTCGATTACGATTGCCGGGCAGAACGAGGTCTCGTTGACCTCGAGGGAGAACGTGACCATCCGGGCGGACAAGACGCTGATGATGACCGCAAGCGAAGAGATTGCGATCGAGAGCCAAAAAGGCGGCAAGATCGTGCTCAACAGCGGGGGAGACGCGGAGTTGAAGGGGAACAAAGTACTTACGAACTAG
- a CDS encoding pentapeptide repeat-containing protein: protein MTRDEALRHWMDTAVAAKRWEQMHALHQSVMRDRDRLVAEFIASFKQLCRHIRRMQDEKRKGKIKYIHYSALRSRLLSGDHRCRIDAYDRQWYADAVDCSAEYDAGWAFGRLDEFTRAIAEQGKRYVGKVLPADVEAVMRGEAVWYTACLVKLARHAVREAVRSDEFAAIDKEDELYIMVGEYKDRSELVYRHDAREKGGRELREMLSAGQRSEYVYEVFNGADLSGMYFSLLNFSYADLSHCTLAGNAIWGCAFIGADFRGANLEGADMNRSIVHGASFKEANLRNASLEHIQGGLSFPAPDELHIPPFMETSFQDANLEHASFRGADLRGADFRGAALREACFTDAELEGAIFAAEDVGHLGLSERQIAGIVIAEGCRA, encoded by the coding sequence GTGACAAGGGATGAGGCGCTGCGGCATTGGATGGATACGGCCGTTGCCGCGAAGCGGTGGGAGCAAATGCATGCGCTCCATCAGAGCGTGATGAGGGACAGAGACAGGCTGGTGGCGGAATTCATCGCGTCGTTCAAGCAGCTATGCCGTCACATTCGGCGCATGCAGGACGAGAAGCGCAAGGGGAAAATCAAATACATTCATTACTCGGCGCTGCGGAGCCGCCTCTTGAGCGGCGATCACCGCTGCCGGATTGATGCGTATGACAGGCAGTGGTATGCGGATGCCGTGGACTGTTCCGCCGAATATGATGCAGGTTGGGCGTTCGGCCGCCTGGACGAGTTCACGCGCGCGATTGCGGAGCAGGGCAAAAGGTACGTCGGCAAGGTGCTGCCGGCCGATGTGGAGGCGGTCATGCGGGGCGAGGCCGTCTGGTATACGGCCTGCCTCGTCAAGCTGGCCCGCCATGCGGTAAGAGAGGCGGTTCGCAGCGATGAGTTCGCCGCCATCGACAAGGAAGACGAGCTGTACATCATGGTCGGCGAGTACAAGGACCGGAGCGAGCTGGTCTATCGCCATGATGCCCGGGAGAAGGGGGGCCGCGAGCTGCGGGAGATGCTCTCCGCGGGCCAGCGGAGCGAATATGTCTATGAGGTATTCAATGGAGCGGATCTGAGCGGCATGTACTTTTCCTTGCTCAACTTCAGCTACGCGGATCTGTCCCATTGCACGTTGGCCGGCAATGCCATCTGGGGCTGCGCGTTCATCGGCGCAGACTTCCGCGGGGCCAATCTGGAAGGAGCAGATATGAACCGCAGCATTGTGCATGGGGCGAGCTTCAAGGAGGCGAACCTGCGGAACGCGAGTCTGGAGCATATTCAGGGAGGACTGTCCTTCCCGGCGCCGGATGAGCTTCATATTCCGCCTTTCATGGAGACGAGCTTCCAGGACGCCAACCTGGAGCATGCGAGCTTCCGCGGGGCCGATCTGCGGGGCGCGGATTTCCGGGGCGCGGCTTTAAGGGAGGCATGCTTCACCGATGCGGAGCTGGAAGGCGCAATATTTGCGGCCGAGGATGTGGGGCATCTCGGTTTGAGCGAGCGGCAGATCGCGGGCATCGTGATTGCGGAAGGGTGCCGGGCCTGA